Proteins co-encoded in one Leptospira levettii genomic window:
- a CDS encoding Hsp20/alpha crystallin family protein: MLFRILDPQTKTNQFWRDFDRLNDELTRSILNDQFGSSSHFPPVNVYTKEDEALVTCLLPGMDTDQIDINVKDNMLSIHGKKKAEDLAEGTEVHRREIFHGEFHRTLELPFRVNQEQVSAKYVNGVLNIHLPRREEDKPKKVSISIG; this comes from the coding sequence ATGTTATTTCGAATTCTAGACCCACAAACAAAAACTAACCAGTTTTGGAGAGACTTTGATCGTTTGAACGATGAGTTGACTCGTTCCATTTTGAATGACCAATTCGGAAGTTCATCGCATTTTCCTCCTGTAAATGTGTACACAAAGGAAGATGAGGCACTGGTCACTTGCCTTTTGCCTGGGATGGACACAGACCAAATTGATATCAATGTAAAAGACAATATGCTTTCCATCCACGGAAAGAAAAAGGCGGAAGATTTAGCAGAAGGAACAGAAGTTCATCGAAGGGAAATTTTCCACGGTGAATTCCATAGAACTCTTGAACTTCCATTCCGAGTGAACCAAGAACAAGTTTCTGCAAAATACGTAAACGGTGTCTTAAACATTCACCTACCAAGAAGAGAAGAAGACAAACCGAAAAAAGTATCTATCAGCATCGGATAA
- a CDS encoding Hsp20/alpha crystallin family protein, giving the protein MSTLTTDNKQTLDERAGVKDVQPQVRVYSPNVDVYETENMILFRVEMPGVDETSVEITIEKDQLQLEGKFKIGTEEKGQVRLAEYKEGNYFRKFTISKAIDSEKAVAKMKNGILELSIPKIEPKKTKIEIRNS; this is encoded by the coding sequence ATGAGTACACTGACAACAGATAATAAACAAACGTTAGATGAAAGAGCTGGGGTAAAGGATGTTCAACCACAAGTAAGGGTTTACTCTCCGAATGTAGATGTTTATGAAACAGAAAACATGATTTTATTCCGAGTAGAAATGCCTGGTGTAGATGAAACATCTGTTGAGATTACAATCGAAAAAGACCAACTCCAATTAGAAGGGAAATTCAAAATTGGAACGGAAGAAAAAGGTCAGGTTCGACTTGCGGAATACAAAGAAGGTAATTATTTCCGAAAGTTTACCATTAGCAAAGCGATCGATTCTGAAAAAGCTGTTGCAAAAATGAAAAACGGAATTTTAGAACTTTCGATTCCAAAAATTGAACCGAAAAAAACAAAAATTGAAATTCGAAATTCATAA